The Lactuca sativa cultivar Salinas chromosome 2, Lsat_Salinas_v11, whole genome shotgun sequence genome includes a window with the following:
- the LOC111902521 gene encoding uncharacterized protein LOC111902521 — translation MKVIVKEDAEHTETSKSIIVFPGLKSLTLADLPELKGFFLGKNEFRWPVLEKVKMDGCPKMMIFTFGHSKASKLNYIHTGLGKHTLDQCGSNFHLTNVTQETQLSMCSTPDMIKLVQFPWSFSNLLEVDAQKSDKLLKSRIIFPCNELLNLKNLEKLSITMKYGESKIEEVFEVAEGTNEDVDIGMQSVVVFEKLKEVTLGRLNNLKHMWKSNRWIVLNFPNLTKVSINKCRLLGHVFSSCMVGSLLQLQELKISDCESMDVIVKQVEDSETRPNTTEVVFPCLKSITLEKLPNLKGFCLGKVAFEWPLLDTLEIKDCPQITVFTNGQSTTPELKLIDTTFGLCHAMEDPNSFIQTKQKEVCGVSFGYY, via the exons ATGAAAGTGATTGTGAAGGAAGATGCAGAACACACAGAAACGTCTAAATCTATAATAGTGTTCCCTGGTCTCAAGTCCCTTACTCTGGCAGATTTACCAGAACTCAAGGGTTTCTTTTTGGGGAAGAATGAGTTCAGGTGGCCAGTATTGGAAAAGGTTAAGATGGATGGCTGCCCAAAAATGATGATTTTCACATTTGGTCACTCGAAGGCTTCGAAGCTCAACTACATACATACAGGCTTAGGCAAGCATACTCTTGATCAATGTGGCTCCAACTTCCATTTGACCAATGTTACACAAGAG ACTCAACTCTCTATGTGCTCTACTCCAGATATGATAAAGCTAGTTCAGTTCCCTTGGTCTTTTTCAAATTTACTTGAAGTAGATGCACAAAAGAGTGACAAATTGTTGAAAAGCCGCATAATTTTTCCATGCAACGAGTTGCTTAATTTGAAGAATCTTGAAAAGCTTTCTATTACCATGAAGTATGGTGAATCTAAAATAGAGGAAGTATTTGAAGTAGCAGAAGGGACAAATGAAGATGTGGATATTGGAATGCAATCTGTTGTGGTATTTGAGAAGCTGAAAGAGGTGACTTTGGGTAGATTAAATAATCTGAAGCATATGTGGAAGAGCAATCGGTGGATAGTGTTGAACTTTCCAAACCTTACAAAGGTCTCAATTAATAAATGTCGGCTTCTTGGACACGTTTTCAGTAGTTGCATGGTTGGTAGTCTATTGCAGCTCCAAGAGTTAAAAATAAGTGACTGCGAGAGTATGGATGTGATTGTGAAGCAAGTTGAAGATTCCGAAACCAGACCGAATACTACTGAGGTTGTGTTCCCTTGTCTAAAATCCATAACACTTGAAAAGCTTCCAAATCTCAAGGGATTTTGCCTGGGCAAGGTGGCTTTTGAATGGCCATTATTAGATACCTTGGAAATCAAAGATTGTCCACAAATAACAGTTTTCACAAATGGGCAATCAACTACTCCGGAGCTGAAGTTAATAGATACAACTTTTGGATTGTGTCATGCAATGGAAGACCCAAACTCTTTTATACAGACCAAACAGAAAGAGGTATGTGGTGTCTCATTTGGTTATTATTAA
- the LOC111902536 gene encoding uncharacterized protein LOC111902536, whose amino-acid sequence MLVSKLEILRIRRMDKLKEIWPYQFSSSDEVNACMLTKIEVMECDNLVNLFPTNPMSLLGHLEELHVSECGSIEVLFNINMSCVGEIEELSSNLRFIYVNGLGKLRELWSMKGECSFDILIRSFQAIEIIEIRSCERFVNVFMPTVSNSNVRTLMNVSIDGRRPCEETGRNIELLQNSQEVCDVIHLSISILMFTTLICMWLYIPSHLNVYL is encoded by the coding sequence ATGCTGGTTTCTAAGTTGGAGATATTGCGAATTAGGAGGATGGATAAGCTGAAAGAGATATGGCCTTATCAATTTAGTAGTAGTGATGAAGTTAATGCCTGCATGTTGACAAAGATTGAGGTGATGGAATGTGATAATCTTGTGAATCTGTTTCCAACCAATCCCATGTCTTTGCTGGGTCATTTGGAAGAGCTTCATGTTTCTGAATGTGGAAGCATTGAAGTGTTATTTAACATCAACATGAGTTGTGTTGGTGAAATTGAAGAATTAAGTAGCAACTTGAGATTTATTTATGTAAATGGTTTGGGGAAGCTAAGAGAGTTGTGGAGCATGAAAGGTGAATGTAGCTTTGATATTCTCATCCGTAGCTTTCAAGCTATTGAAATAATAGAAATAAGAAGTTGTGAGAGgtttgtaaacgtattcatgccGACCGTGAGCAATTCTAATGTGAGGACACTTATGAATGTGAGTATAGATGGTAGGAGACCTTGTGAAGAAACCGGAAGAAACATTGAATTGCTTCAGAATAGCCAAGAGGTATGTGATGTCATTCATCTTTCAATTTCTATTTTGATGTTTACAACACTTATTTGTATGTGGCTGTATATACCCTCACACTTAAATGTGTATCTGTAG